A window from Chitinophaga filiformis encodes these proteins:
- a CDS encoding bi-domain-containing oxidoreductase, whose protein sequence is MKQLIQSFKTGETILEEVPAPQVARGQVLIRTTRSLVSLGTERMLVEFGKANLVQKARQQPDKVKQVLDKIRTEGLMPTLEAVFNKLAQPLPLGYCNVGKVIAVGEGVSEFKVGDRVASNGPHAEIVCVPQNLVAAIPANVSDDEAAFTVIGSIGLQGIRLCNPTLGETIVVTGLGLIGMITAELLLANGCRVIGIDLDAEKIALARKKGIIGINPAEGGDVVKSVLDETHGRGADGVIITASAKTDEIISQAARMSRKRGRIILVGVIGLNISRAEFYEKELTFQVSCSYGPGRYDEEYEQRGVDYPLPFVRWTEKRNFEAVLQAVSSRKLDVASLISERVPLDEYDRVYGSIGKSRSIASLLVYREDANPQHTVHVLPATSFAGKKGVWGIIGAGNFTKMTMLPALEKARADIKYIASAGGITGTALAKKYKIAFSTTDYQEILRDRETDGVMITTRHNTHAAMVLKALAAGKHVFVEKPLALNEEELEQIIDAYDGSVTLTVGFNRRFSPHVQKVKQLVGNTPMNVIATMNAGAIPPNVWVHDMKVGGGRIIGEACHFIDLITYLTGSKIIAVCMNAMGVHPAENTDNASILLQYENGSTGVINYFSNGSKAYQKERIEVYSQDRTAIIDNYKQTTGYGFKGFSKLKTTLDKGHKAQFQALISSIKNGGAPLIPFDEIVNTTRASFAAVRSLQQSGWVRLDQVRVAAPVTAEPEEALQ, encoded by the coding sequence ATGAAACAACTGATTCAATCCTTCAAAACAGGTGAAACCATCCTGGAAGAAGTACCTGCACCGCAGGTGGCGAGAGGGCAGGTATTGATAAGGACAACAAGAAGTCTTGTTTCACTTGGTACGGAAAGAATGCTGGTGGAGTTTGGCAAGGCGAACCTTGTCCAGAAAGCCAGGCAACAACCTGATAAGGTAAAGCAGGTGCTGGACAAGATCAGGACAGAAGGACTGATGCCGACATTGGAGGCGGTATTTAACAAGCTGGCGCAACCGCTTCCGCTGGGTTATTGTAATGTGGGGAAAGTAATAGCAGTAGGAGAAGGCGTCAGCGAATTTAAGGTAGGCGACCGTGTGGCCTCCAATGGTCCGCATGCGGAGATAGTATGCGTGCCACAGAACCTGGTGGCCGCAATCCCTGCAAATGTATCTGACGATGAAGCGGCATTTACGGTGATCGGCTCCATCGGGCTGCAGGGCATCCGCCTCTGTAACCCTACACTGGGAGAGACGATCGTGGTAACAGGACTGGGGCTGATAGGTATGATCACCGCTGAACTGCTGCTGGCCAATGGCTGCCGGGTAATAGGCATTGACCTGGATGCGGAGAAGATCGCGCTGGCGAGGAAGAAAGGTATTATCGGCATCAATCCGGCAGAAGGCGGAGATGTGGTGAAATCAGTGCTTGACGAAACGCATGGACGCGGTGCAGATGGTGTGATCATCACTGCATCCGCCAAAACGGACGAGATCATATCACAGGCGGCGAGAATGAGCCGCAAACGGGGAAGGATCATATTGGTAGGCGTGATAGGGCTGAACATCAGCCGGGCGGAGTTCTACGAAAAGGAGCTCACATTCCAGGTGTCGTGTTCCTATGGACCGGGACGATATGATGAAGAGTATGAACAGCGGGGAGTAGATTATCCGCTGCCTTTTGTAAGGTGGACAGAGAAGCGAAACTTCGAAGCCGTTTTACAGGCTGTTTCTTCGCGTAAACTGGACGTGGCTTCACTCATTTCTGAAAGGGTGCCGCTGGACGAATACGACCGGGTATATGGCAGTATTGGTAAAAGCCGCTCCATCGCCTCCCTGCTGGTGTACCGGGAAGATGCCAACCCTCAGCATACCGTACATGTACTGCCTGCCACTTCCTTTGCAGGCAAGAAAGGCGTATGGGGTATCATCGGTGCGGGCAACTTTACGAAGATGACCATGCTGCCGGCATTGGAGAAGGCCAGAGCAGACATCAAATATATCGCCAGTGCAGGCGGCATCACCGGCACAGCGCTGGCGAAGAAATATAAAATAGCGTTCAGCACAACAGATTACCAGGAGATACTGAGAGACAGGGAAACAGATGGCGTGATGATCACCACACGTCATAATACCCATGCAGCGATGGTATTGAAAGCGCTGGCCGCAGGGAAACACGTGTTTGTAGAAAAGCCTCTGGCATTGAATGAAGAAGAACTGGAACAGATCATAGACGCCTATGACGGCTCAGTGACACTGACAGTGGGCTTTAACCGCCGCTTTTCTCCCCATGTACAGAAGGTGAAGCAACTGGTAGGGAATACCCCGATGAATGTGATAGCGACCATGAATGCAGGCGCTATTCCACCGAATGTATGGGTGCATGATATGAAGGTAGGCGGTGGCCGCATTATAGGAGAAGCCTGTCACTTTATTGATCTCATTACCTACCTGACCGGCAGTAAGATCATTGCCGTCTGCATGAATGCGATGGGGGTACATCCGGCAGAGAATACCGACAATGCCTCTATACTGTTGCAATATGAGAATGGGTCTACCGGTGTGATCAACTATTTCTCAAACGGATCGAAAGCTTATCAGAAGGAGAGGATAGAGGTCTATTCACAAGACAGAACTGCCATCATCGATAACTATAAACAGACCACCGGTTATGGTTTCAAAGGGTTCTCGAAACTGAAGACAACGTTGGACAAAGGGCATAAAGCGCAGTTCCAGGCTTTGATCAGCAGCATCAAAAACGGTGGCGCTCCGCTGATCCCCTTCGATGAGATCGTCAATACCACCAGGGCCA